From Nicotiana tabacum cultivar K326 chromosome 22, ASM71507v2, whole genome shotgun sequence, one genomic window encodes:
- the LOC107823179 gene encoding leucine-rich repeat receptor-like serine/threonine-protein kinase BAM1: MPNGEHVAVKRLPAMSRGSSHDHGFNAEIQTLGRIRHRHIVRLLGFCSNHETNLLVYEYMPNGSLREILHGKKGGHLNWDTRHKIVVEVAKGLCYLHHDCSPLILHRDVKSNNILLDSNFEAHVVNFGLAKFLQD; this comes from the coding sequence ATGCCGAATGGAGAACATGTTGCCGTTAAAAGGTTACCGGCTATGAGCAGGGGTTCCTCTCATGATCATGGGTTCAATGCAGAGATACAGACTCTTGGGAGGATCAGACACAGGCACATTGTTAGGTTATTAGGATTTTGCTCGAATCATGAGACAAATCTATTGGTCTATGAGTACATGCCTAATGGGAGCCTTAGGGAAATTCTTCATGGCAAGAAAGGCGGTCATTTAAATTGGGATACCAGGCATAAGATAGTAGTGGAGGTCGCGAAGGGTCTTTGCTATCTCCATCACGATTGCTCTCCTTTGATCCTCCATCGTGATGTGAAATCAAACAATATTCTTCTGGACTCCAATTTTGAAGCGCATGTTGTTAATTTTGGACTTGCTAAGTTCTTGCAAGATTAA